In one Butyrivibrio proteoclasticus B316 genomic region, the following are encoded:
- a CDS encoding NADH peroxidase, which yields MMKWVCQVCGYVHEGDQPPEACPVCKAPAEKFTKQEGDKVWACEHVVGVASSAPDEIKNGLREMFNGECTEVGMYLAMGRVAIREGYPEIGAFFEKAAWEEAEHAAHFAELLGEVITDSTKKNLELRADAEYGATQGRADLAKKAKQLDLDAIHDAVHEIGRDEARHGKAFAGLLKRYFG from the coding sequence ATTATGAAATGGGTATGTCAGGTATGTGGTTATGTTCATGAAGGAGATCAGCCACCGGAGGCTTGTCCTGTATGTAAGGCACCTGCTGAGAAATTCACCAAGCAGGAAGGCGACAAAGTTTGGGCTTGCGAGCATGTTGTGGGTGTAGCTTCATCTGCTCCTGATGAAATCAAAAATGGATTACGTGAAATGTTTAATGGAGAATGTACTGAGGTTGGTATGTACCTTGCTATGGGTAGAGTAGCTATCCGCGAAGGTTATCCTGAAATCGGTGCTTTCTTTGAAAAAGCAGCATGGGAAGAGGCAGAGCACGCAGCTCATTTCGCAGAGCTCCTTGGAGAAGTAATTACAGATTCTACTAAGAAGAATCTTGAACTCCGTGCTGACGCTGAATATGGCGCAACTCAGGGACGCGCTGATCTTGCCAAGAAGGCTAAACAGCTTGACCTTGACGCTATTCATGATGCTGTTCATGAGATTGGAAGAGATGAAGCAAGACATGGTAAAGCTTTTGCAGGTCTTCTTAAGAGATACTTTGGTTAA
- a CDS encoding undecaprenyldiphospho-muramoylpentapeptide beta-N-acetylglucosaminyltransferase, translated as MSENANKRIVLTGGGSAGHVTPNIALIPALKKAGYEIFYIGSYEGIEKKLIEDYNIPYFGIATGKLRRYFDPKNFSDPFRVMKGFTESITLLKRINPDIIFSKGGFVSVPVVRAAKVLGIPYIVHESDITPGLANKLSMKGARKICCNFPETMRLLPADKAILTGTPIREELGNGSREEGRKICGFTDDKPVLMVIGGSLGAQSVNETVRFALPRLLPQFNVVHICGKEKMDNLKLSVPGYKQFEYVKNELKDLFAMADIVVSRAGANSICELLALKKPNILIPLSTKSSRGDQMLNAKSFEQQGFSLVIDNDELDEDILVETIEDLYENRDKFLANMNKSSLQSATDAIVKILNEEIQ; from the coding sequence TTGAGCGAAAATGCTAATAAGAGAATCGTCCTTACAGGAGGCGGAAGTGCAGGTCATGTAACACCTAATATTGCACTTATTCCTGCACTTAAGAAAGCTGGATATGAAATATTCTATATCGGCTCATATGAAGGAATTGAGAAAAAGCTTATCGAAGACTATAACATTCCATATTTCGGAATAGCTACAGGTAAGCTTAGGAGATATTTTGATCCCAAGAATTTTTCAGATCCGTTCAGGGTTATGAAGGGATTCACTGAATCAATTACACTTCTTAAGAGGATCAACCCCGATATTATCTTTTCGAAGGGCGGATTTGTAAGCGTTCCTGTTGTCAGGGCAGCTAAAGTTCTGGGAATACCATACATTGTTCACGAATCTGATATCACACCGGGACTTGCCAATAAGCTCAGTATGAAGGGAGCAAGGAAGATTTGTTGCAATTTCCCTGAGACAATGAGACTTTTACCAGCGGATAAAGCTATTTTAACCGGAACACCTATAAGAGAAGAACTCGGAAATGGATCAAGGGAAGAAGGCAGAAAGATTTGCGGCTTTACAGATGATAAGCCTGTTCTTATGGTAATCGGCGGAAGCCTTGGTGCTCAGTCAGTCAATGAGACAGTAAGATTTGCACTTCCAAGACTACTTCCACAGTTCAATGTAGTTCATATCTGTGGCAAAGAGAAGATGGACAATCTTAAACTCTCTGTTCCAGGCTACAAGCAGTTTGAGTATGTTAAGAATGAGTTAAAAGACTTGTTCGCCATGGCAGACATAGTTGTTTCAAGAGCGGGAGCAAACTCAATATGTGAGCTTCTTGCACTCAAGAAACCCAATATTCTTATTCCTCTTTCTACCAAGTCCAGCAGAGGAGATCAGATGCTCAATGCCAAATCATTTGAGCAGCAGGGATTCTCACTTGTGATTGATAATGATGAACTTGATGAGGATATTCTAGTAGAAACAATTGAGGACCTTTATGAGAATAGAGATAAATTCCTCGCTAATATGAATAAGAGCAGTCTTCAGTCAGCAACAGATGCTATTGTGAAGATTCTTAATGAAGAAATCCAGTAA
- a CDS encoding TIGR03905 family TSCPD domain-containing protein: MVYKTKGTCSTQIDIEVEEGIIRHVEFTNGCNGNLQGISKLVEGMKCEDAIGKLRGIKCGFKNTSCPDQLSYAIEQAMQA; encoded by the coding sequence ATGGTATATAAGACAAAAGGAACCTGCTCAACACAGATAGATATAGAAGTTGAGGAAGGAATAATCAGACACGTAGAATTTACAAATGGATGCAATGGCAATCTTCAGGGTATATCCAAACTTGTTGAAGGTATGAAGTGTGAGGATGCTATTGGCAAGCTTCGTGGCATCAAGTGCGGCTTTAAGAATACATCATGCCCGGATCAGTTATCATATGCAATTGAGCAGGCTATGCAGGCTTGA